GTACGTAGTGGCCCGCAGCTTGCTCGTTTCAAACCTACAGAGCCTGATCCTAGCCTGAAACGTGGACGGCCTTATCTCGGCGTCTATCTTGGTGTGATGGGGCCGCAGGATGGGGTGGATATTGCCGTTCGCGCAGTGGACGTGCTGGTTAAAAAGTACAAGTATAACAATATATCCTTCACTTTCGTTGGCGGCGGCGATTGTCTGGAAGATTTAAAGACGCTCGTTTGCAGTCTTGGACTTGAAGATTATATTCAATTCACAGGCCGCATTCCTGATGAAGATTTGATGCGATACCTCAGCTCAGCCGATCTGGGGATTGCGCCTGACCCTTATAACCCCCTGAATAATGTGTCGACCATGAACAAGATGATCGAGTACATGGCGATGGGGTTGCCGATTGTTTCCTTTGATCTTAAAGAATCGAAATATTCGGCAGGCGAGGCGGCGGTTTACGTTCAACCTAATGATGAAGACCTCTTTGCGAAAGCTATTATGGAACTCGCCGAAGATGAAACTCGTAGAAAACAGATGGGCGAACTTGGACGCAAGCGGGTAGAAGAACAGTTAGCTTGGGATCATAGTCGAAAAGTGTTAGTAGCGGCTTACGATCGGCTTTTTGAGAAAATGAGAACAGGGCGTAAATAAAGCATGAAGACGGTTTTGGTTACTGGAGGCGCCGGATTTATCGGCAGTCACTTCGCGCATACCCTACTGCAAGATAAAGATTGCAGCGTTATCGTCTTTGACCTGCTCACCTACGCCGGTCGCAGAGAGAATTTAGATGACTTGGAAACTCACCCCAGATTTCAGTTCGTGCAAGGGGATATTCGCGA
Above is a genomic segment from bacterium containing:
- a CDS encoding glycosyltransferase; its protein translation is VRSGPQLARFKPTEPDPSLKRGRPYLGVYLGVMGPQDGVDIAVRAVDVLVKKYKYNNISFTFVGGGDCLEDLKTLVCSLGLEDYIQFTGRIPDEDLMRYLSSADLGIAPDPYNPLNNVSTMNKMIEYMAMGLPIVSFDLKESKYSAGEAAVYVQPNDEDLFAKAIMELAEDETRRKQMGELGRKRVEEQLAWDHSRKVLVAAYDRLFEKMRTGRK